One Mycolicibacter sp. MU0083 DNA window includes the following coding sequences:
- a CDS encoding DNA repair helicase XPB, whose protein sequence is MSTDGPLIVQSDKTLLLEVDHEQAGAARAAIAPFAELERAPEHVHTYRVTPLALWNARAAGHDAEQVVDALVSYSRYAVPQPLLVDIVDTMARYGRLQLVKHPAHGLTLVSLDRAVLEEVLRNKKIAPMLGARIDDDTVLVHPSERGRVKQMLLKIGWPAEDLAGYVDGEAHPIELRPDGWQLRDYQEMAVDSFWSGGSGVVVLPCGAGKTLVGAAAMAKAKATTLILVTNTVSGRQWKRELVARTSLTEDEIGEYSGERKEIRPVTIATYQVITRRTKGEYRHLELFDSRDWGLIVYDEVHLLPAPVFRMTADLQSRRRLGLTATLIREDGREGDVFSLIGPKRYDAPWKDIEAQGWIAPAECVEVRVTMTESERMTYAVAEPEERYKLCSTVHSKIAVVRSILKQHPGEQTLVIGAYLDQLDELGEQLNAPVIQGSTRNAEREKLFDAFRRGEISTLVVSKVANFSIDLPEASVAVQVSGTFGSRQEEAQRLGRLLRPKADGGGAVFYSVVARDSLDAEYAAHRQRFLAEQGYGYIIRDADDLLGPAI, encoded by the coding sequence ATGAGCACAGACGGCCCGTTGATCGTCCAGTCCGACAAGACTCTGCTGTTGGAGGTCGATCACGAGCAGGCGGGCGCCGCGCGCGCGGCCATCGCACCGTTCGCCGAACTCGAGCGTGCTCCCGAGCACGTGCACACCTACCGCGTCACCCCGCTGGCGTTGTGGAACGCCCGTGCCGCCGGGCACGATGCCGAGCAGGTGGTCGACGCGCTGGTCAGCTACTCCCGGTACGCGGTGCCGCAGCCGCTGCTGGTCGACATCGTCGACACCATGGCCCGCTACGGGCGCCTGCAGCTGGTCAAGCACCCGGCGCACGGCCTGACGCTGGTCAGCCTGGATCGGGCGGTGCTCGAGGAGGTGCTGCGCAACAAGAAGATCGCCCCGATGCTCGGTGCCCGCATCGACGACGACACCGTGCTCGTGCACCCCAGCGAGCGCGGCCGGGTCAAACAGATGTTGCTGAAGATCGGTTGGCCCGCAGAGGATCTGGCCGGCTACGTCGACGGCGAGGCGCATCCGATCGAGCTGCGGCCCGACGGCTGGCAGCTGCGCGACTATCAGGAGATGGCCGTGGACTCGTTCTGGTCGGGCGGGTCCGGGGTGGTGGTGCTGCCCTGTGGCGCGGGCAAGACGCTGGTCGGCGCCGCGGCGATGGCCAAGGCCAAGGCCACCACCTTGATCCTGGTGACCAACACCGTTTCGGGCCGGCAGTGGAAGCGTGAACTGGTGGCGCGCACCTCACTGACCGAGGACGAGATCGGCGAATACTCCGGTGAGCGCAAGGAGATCCGACCGGTCACCATCGCCACCTATCAGGTGATCACTCGGCGCACCAAGGGCGAATACCGGCATCTGGAGCTCTTCGACAGCCGCGACTGGGGCCTGATCGTCTACGACGAGGTGCACCTGCTGCCCGCGCCGGTGTTCCGGATGACCGCCGATCTGCAGTCACGCCGGCGGCTGGGGTTGACCGCGACGCTGATCCGCGAGGACGGCCGCGAAGGCGACGTGTTCAGTCTGATCGGGCCGAAACGCTACGACGCGCCGTGGAAGGACATCGAGGCGCAGGGCTGGATCGCGCCGGCCGAATGCGTCGAGGTGCGGGTCACCATGACCGAGAGCGAGCGGATGACCTACGCGGTCGCCGAGCCCGAGGAGCGCTACAAGCTGTGCTCGACGGTGCACTCCAAGATCGCGGTGGTGCGCTCGATCCTCAAACAGCACCCCGGCGAGCAAACCCTGGTGATCGGCGCCTATCTCGACCAGCTCGACGAGCTCGGCGAGCAGTTGAACGCCCCGGTGATCCAAGGGTCCACCCGCAACGCCGAGCGCGAGAAGCTGTTCGACGCCTTCCGCCGCGGTGAGATCTCCACACTGGTGGTGTCCAAGGTCGCCAACTTCTCCATCGACCTGCCGGAAGCGTCGGTGGCCGTGCAGGTTTCGGGCACCTTCGGGTCCCGCCAGGAGGAGGCGCAGCGACTAGGCCGGCTGCTGCGACCCAAGGCCGACGGTGGTGGCGCGGTGTTCTATTC
- a CDS encoding transglycosylase family protein gives MSGRHRKPTQSNVNIAKIAFTGAVIGGGSLALAGHAGAATDDEWDRVARCESGNNWAINTGNGYHGGLQFAPSTWSGHGGGKYAPSAHMASREQQIAIAEKVLATQGRGAWPVCGRGLSGPTQRDVPEAPPADAPGDAVALDNPMAPPPAPEPAPWWMPPPPEAPAPAEGGAAPVVPAGWMPPAPEAPAPEAPAFDAPAPEAPAPAPEAPAFDAPEAPAPEAPAFDAPAPEAPAPAPEAPWWIPQAPAPEAPAPEAPEAPAFDAPAPEAPAPGDEVAPAPAPGQDGNRDAVAVGFHQQLWQAVQAENISGNDALAAFAQQPNRVV, from the coding sequence ATGAGTGGACGGCATCGCAAGCCCACCCAGTCGAACGTCAACATCGCCAAGATCGCCTTCACGGGCGCCGTGATCGGCGGCGGCAGCCTCGCCCTTGCCGGGCACGCGGGCGCAGCCACCGATGACGAGTGGGACCGGGTCGCCAGGTGCGAGTCCGGCAACAACTGGGCCATCAACACCGGTAACGGCTACCACGGCGGGCTGCAGTTCGCGCCGAGCACTTGGAGCGGCCACGGCGGCGGCAAGTACGCCCCGTCGGCGCACATGGCCAGCCGCGAGCAGCAGATCGCGATCGCCGAGAAGGTGCTCGCGACCCAGGGCCGCGGCGCCTGGCCGGTCTGCGGTCGTGGCCTGTCCGGCCCGACGCAGCGTGACGTTCCGGAGGCACCGCCGGCCGACGCCCCGGGCGACGCCGTAGCCCTGGACAACCCGATGGCCCCGCCCCCGGCTCCCGAGCCGGCACCGTGGTGGATGCCGCCGCCCCCGGAGGCTCCCGCGCCCGCCGAGGGTGGTGCCGCGCCGGTCGTTCCGGCCGGTTGGATGCCGCCGGCCCCGGAGGCTCCCGCGCCCGAGGCTCCGGCCTTCGACGCCCCCGCCCCCGAAGCACCGGCCCCGGCACCCGAGGCCCCGGCCTTCGACGCCCCGGAGGCTCCGGCTCCCGAGGCTCCGGCCTTCGACGCCCCCGCCCCCGAGGCACCCGCCCCGGCACCCGAGGCCCCGTGGTGGATCCCGCAGGCCCCGGCGCCCGAGGCTCCGGCTCCCGAGGCACCCGAGGCTCCGGCCTTCGACGCCCCGGCTCCCGAAGCACCGGCCCCGGGCGACGAGGTCGCTCCCGCTCCGGCTCCCGGGCAGGACGGCAACCGCGACGCCGTTGCGGTCGGCTTCCACCAGCAGCTGTGGCAGGCCGTCCAGGCGGAGAACATCAGCGGCAACGACGCGCTGGCCGCGTTCGCGCAGCAGCCCAACCGGGTCGTCTGA
- the moaC gene encoding cyclic pyranopterin monophosphate synthase MoaC → MVDVGAKATTKRVAVAGGVLRTTAEVIRLISDGGLPKGDALATARVAGIMAAKRTSDLIPLCHQLALTGVDVDFVIGEARIDITAAVRTTDRTGVEMEALTAVSVAALTLYDMIKAVDRAAVVDDIRVLSKDGGRTGAWERG, encoded by the coding sequence ATGGTCGACGTCGGTGCCAAGGCGACCACCAAACGTGTTGCGGTCGCCGGCGGAGTGCTGCGCACCACCGCCGAGGTGATCCGACTGATCTCCGACGGTGGGCTGCCCAAAGGCGACGCACTGGCCACCGCGCGGGTGGCCGGCATCATGGCGGCCAAACGCACCAGCGATCTGATCCCGCTCTGCCACCAACTGGCCCTCACCGGGGTCGACGTGGACTTCGTGATCGGGGAGGCCCGGATCGACATCACCGCCGCCGTGCGCACCACCGACCGCACCGGGGTGGAGATGGAGGCGCTCACCGCGGTGAGCGTGGCCGCGCTGACGCTCTACGACATGATCAAAGCCGTGGACCGCGCCGCGGTCGTCGACGACATCCGGGTGCTGAGCAAGGACGGCGGCCGCACCGGGGCCTGGGAGCGCGGATGA
- a CDS encoding MogA/MoaB family molybdenum cofactor biosynthesis protein, which translates to MSARTARVIIASTRAAAGQYSDRTGPIIADWLVQRGFAPVQPQVVPDGEPVGVALRAAVADRADLIITSGGTGISPTDDTPAQTVAVLDYEIPGLADAIRRSGLPKVPTSVLSRGVCGVAGRSLVVNLPGSSGGVRDGLGVLADVLEHALDQLAGGDHR; encoded by the coding sequence ATGAGTGCCCGGACCGCGAGGGTGATCATCGCCTCCACCCGGGCGGCGGCCGGGCAGTACAGCGACCGCACCGGACCGATCATCGCCGACTGGTTGGTGCAGCGCGGTTTCGCGCCGGTGCAACCCCAGGTCGTGCCCGACGGCGAACCGGTCGGTGTCGCATTGCGGGCCGCGGTGGCCGACCGGGCGGATCTGATCATCACCTCCGGCGGAACCGGCATCTCGCCGACCGACGACACCCCGGCCCAGACGGTGGCCGTGCTGGACTACGAGATCCCCGGACTGGCCGACGCCATCCGCCGATCGGGGCTGCCGAAGGTGCCGACCTCGGTGCTGTCCCGCGGCGTGTGCGGAGTCGCCGGCCGCAGCCTGGTCGTCAACCTGCCCGGATCGTCCGGTGGTGTGCGGGACGGGCTCGGGGTACTGGCCGACGTGCTGGAACACGCCCTCGACCAGCTCGCCGGCGGAGACCACCGATGA
- a CDS encoding molybdenum cofactor biosynthesis protein MoaE produces MSGPDAVVLRAAVTADPIVLAEHEELVGHRAAGAIVGFVGMIRDHDHGRQVTRLEYSAHPSAQQVMAEVLAEIAERAVGVRALAASHRIGALHIGDAALVAAVAADHRREAFEACALLVDTVKERLPVWKHQFFADDTEEWVGSA; encoded by the coding sequence ATGAGCGGCCCCGACGCGGTGGTGCTGCGCGCCGCGGTCACCGCGGATCCCATCGTGCTGGCCGAACACGAGGAGTTGGTGGGCCACCGGGCCGCGGGTGCCATCGTCGGATTCGTGGGAATGATCCGCGACCACGATCACGGTCGGCAGGTGACCCGGCTGGAGTATTCGGCGCATCCGTCGGCGCAGCAGGTGATGGCCGAGGTGTTGGCCGAGATCGCCGAGCGGGCGGTCGGGGTCCGCGCGCTGGCGGCCAGCCACCGGATCGGTGCGCTGCACATCGGTGACGCCGCCCTGGTGGCCGCCGTGGCGGCCGATCACCGCCGGGAGGCGTTCGAGGCCTGCGCGCTGCTGGTCGACACCGTCAAGGAGCGGCTACCGGTGTGGAAGCACCAGTTCTTCGCCGACGACACCGAGGAGTGGGTCGGCTCGGCCTGA
- a CDS encoding helicase-associated domain-containing protein — MTERARGVPLGSWLADLPDEDLIRLLKLRPDLAQPPPGSIAALAARAQARQSVRAATDELDFLRLAVLDALLELHADVSGVSLGDLLALLGDRARAEAVREAVADLIERALCWGSPEPDGVLRIVAEAGAGLPWFPGQVTREDTGYDDAQIAALGETITDLDAPQRDLLDKLLTGSPIGRTRDAAPDAPPERPVPQLLAAGLLRRVDDETVILPRIVGQVLRGEQPGPLTLYAPDPVVSQTTAADVDATAAGAVLDVLRQLDVVLACLGESPAPELRGGGLGIREVKRLAKTTGIDETRLGLLLELAATARLIAADFPDPSSVDERDWPDADGPYWAPTVLADRFAEQSTAERWYLLASTWLELAARPGLIGSRGPDGKPRAALSTPLFSTAAPLDRRLLLGMLAELPAGAGVDAVTASRALVWRRPRWANRLQPGPVAELLDEAHALGVLGRGAISSPGRVLLAGAPASPDALAEVGNAAAVAAMTKALPEPIDHFLVQADLTVVVPGPLKRELAEELGVVATVESAGAATVYRVSEQTIRAALDAGRTGAGLQAFFEQHSKTPVPQGLRYLIDDVARRHGQLRIGLAASFVRCEDPVLLAQAVAVPAAETLGLRLLAPTVAVAQAPIADVLGALRDAGFAPAAEDATGTIVDIKRRGMRVHTPAERRGGRAPTAPGDDSLHSLVRVLRTVTSAPFDNIRLEPVTAMIMLRRAAMERATVLIGYVDAAGVATQREVAPTQVLGGKLVAFDAASGQMREFSIHRITSVSSAPEES, encoded by the coding sequence ATGACCGAACGCGCCCGGGGTGTGCCGCTGGGATCGTGGCTGGCCGACCTTCCCGACGAAGATCTGATCCGGCTACTCAAGCTGCGACCCGACCTTGCCCAACCGCCGCCCGGCAGCATCGCCGCGCTGGCGGCGCGGGCTCAGGCCCGCCAGTCGGTGCGCGCCGCCACCGACGAGCTGGACTTTCTGCGGCTGGCCGTCCTCGATGCCCTGCTGGAGTTGCACGCCGACGTCAGCGGGGTATCGCTCGGGGATCTGCTGGCCCTGCTGGGGGACCGTGCCCGCGCCGAGGCGGTGCGCGAGGCGGTGGCCGATCTGATCGAACGGGCACTGTGCTGGGGTTCGCCCGAGCCGGACGGCGTGCTGCGGATCGTCGCCGAGGCGGGTGCGGGTCTGCCGTGGTTCCCGGGCCAGGTGACCCGGGAAGACACCGGGTACGACGACGCGCAGATCGCCGCCCTCGGGGAGACCATCACCGATCTGGACGCGCCACAGCGCGACCTGCTGGACAAACTGTTGACCGGCTCGCCGATCGGACGCACCCGCGACGCCGCCCCCGATGCGCCCCCGGAACGGCCGGTACCGCAGCTGCTGGCCGCGGGTCTGCTGCGGCGCGTCGACGACGAGACGGTGATCCTGCCGCGGATCGTCGGGCAGGTGCTGCGCGGCGAACAGCCCGGCCCGCTGACGCTGTACGCACCCGACCCGGTGGTGTCGCAGACCACCGCCGCCGACGTCGATGCGACGGCAGCCGGCGCCGTGCTCGACGTGTTGCGTCAGCTCGATGTGGTCTTGGCCTGCCTGGGCGAGAGCCCCGCACCGGAGCTGCGCGGCGGCGGGCTCGGGATTCGCGAGGTCAAGCGGCTGGCGAAGACGACCGGCATCGACGAAACCCGACTGGGTCTGCTGCTGGAGCTGGCCGCGACCGCCCGGCTGATCGCGGCGGACTTCCCCGATCCTTCCAGCGTCGACGAACGGGACTGGCCCGACGCCGACGGGCCGTATTGGGCGCCGACGGTGCTCGCCGACCGGTTCGCCGAACAGTCCACCGCCGAACGCTGGTACCTGCTGGCGTCCACCTGGCTGGAGCTGGCGGCCCGGCCGGGCCTGATCGGCAGTCGCGGCCCCGACGGCAAGCCCCGGGCCGCACTGTCGACACCACTGTTCTCCACCGCCGCCCCGCTGGACCGCCGGTTGCTGCTGGGCATGCTGGCCGAATTGCCCGCCGGCGCCGGCGTCGACGCCGTGACGGCCTCGCGGGCCCTGGTCTGGCGCCGGCCGCGGTGGGCCAACCGGTTGCAGCCGGGGCCGGTGGCCGAACTGCTCGACGAGGCCCACGCGCTCGGCGTGCTGGGCCGCGGTGCGATCAGCTCCCCGGGGCGGGTCCTGCTGGCCGGCGCGCCGGCATCGCCGGACGCCTTGGCCGAGGTCGGCAACGCCGCCGCGGTGGCCGCCATGACCAAGGCCCTGCCCGAGCCGATCGATCATTTCTTGGTGCAGGCGGATCTGACCGTGGTGGTGCCCGGGCCGCTGAAGCGGGAACTCGCCGAGGAATTGGGCGTCGTCGCCACGGTCGAGTCAGCCGGTGCGGCAACGGTGTACCGGGTCTCCGAGCAGACCATCCGGGCCGCGCTGGATGCGGGCCGCACCGGTGCCGGGCTGCAGGCGTTCTTCGAGCAGCATTCCAAGACCCCGGTGCCGCAGGGGCTCAGGTATCTGATCGACGACGTCGCACGCCGGCACGGGCAGCTGCGGATCGGATTGGCGGCGTCCTTCGTGCGCTGCGAGGATCCCGTGCTGCTCGCGCAGGCGGTCGCGGTGCCGGCCGCCGAGACGCTGGGCCTGCGGCTGCTGGCCCCCACGGTGGCGGTGGCCCAGGCCCCGATCGCCGATGTGCTGGGCGCGTTGCGCGACGCCGGTTTCGCCCCGGCCGCCGAGGACGCCACCGGAACGATCGTCGACATCAAGCGGCGCGGCATGCGGGTGCACACCCCGGCCGAACGCCGCGGCGGCCGGGCCCCCACCGCGCCGGGCGACGACAGCCTGCATTCCCTGGTCCGGGTGTTGCGGACCGTGACCTCGGCGCCGTTCGACAACATCCGGCTCGAGCCGGTGACCGCGATGATCATGTTGCGGCGGGCGGCGATGGAACGGGCCACGGTGCTGATCGGTTATGTCGATGCCGCCGGGGTGGCCACCCAGCGGGAGGTGGCGCCCACCCAGGTGTTGGGCGGCAAGCTGGTGGCGTTCGATGCGGCGTCGGGGCAGATGCGGGAGTTCTCGATCCACCGGATCACCTCGGTGTCCTCGGCGCCCGAAGAGTCGTAG